The genomic window AGTAGGGGAAGTATTGCACAAAATTGTGTACCCCCTCTTGTGGGTAGTTTACACGTTGATGCGTTATCTACGCAGCATTTCTGGGAATGACTGTCTGTACATGTATGCGCGCATTTGGCGCGTGTTGCCTACTTTTCCAAGTTCTTGTCTTCCCCTGGAACGAGCGAAAAGCATTTCTGTATGAGCATGTTACatgggtgtgtgtatgcacagGTGCTAAACTAGCTCAAGGGGATTACTACAAAGTTAGAAGGACGATTGGTCAGTGTTGCCCTTTTGCGTTTGATTTTGTTTATTTCTTGTTCTGTCTTTTTGAAGTTTCCTATTTTCtacttattatatatatatgtatatatttttttcacagtcttttatttcttttttttcacttttatatAATTCGCCTTGCACACATGAAATTTGCACTTAGATGACCCAATTTTAACTATGTCCTGAGATTTACAAACCTGTCGTTACTgaatttgttttccccttagAGCATTGCATACACGAATGCGCCGCTTTAAATCTTATGTGCATGTCCTAGTTGCAAAGAGAACTTTGCATTTAGCCATGCGTAATTTTGCCGACGCAGGAAGGTTTTTTGAACTTTACACAGATTAATCATACACcattttaagtaaaaattttcaattcgAATTTATCATCCGTTGAGGCACATGTGAGCTGTTTAACTGGGCAAATTTAgccatacaaaaaaaaaaaaaaaaaaagtgctacaCACGCTTTTCTGAGCGTTCCTTACAGCACGTGCAAATTTTTATGCGTAATGGCTGTTCTGCTGTGGAGAAAACAAAATCGTAAATATAACAGCACAGTGTAAGTACGCGCAAATATTATAGAGAGAGGTTTCCCGTAAACACACGCGCATGCTTCTTTTGATGCACTCAACATACACATTTGGACGCAGAAAAACAGTCGAGTTACACCTACGCTGAAGTGGAGAATAGTCTTATGTGCCTATATAACACCAGATGGAACTTAcggaaaattataaagaagGCATTttcgaacaaaaaaatagcggggcaattttaaaataacattttCTGTTTGAGTTAGTGCATTTGTCCCTTGGCGATGATGTCCAAGAATGGAATGGACGAATGCGCAATTTCGCTTTTTGCTACTGTTTGCCTTATTttggagtaaaaaaaaaaaaaaaagagattcATGAAATAGATGAATGTGTCATTAAATAAGTATTTATGCATGTATACAGATATGAagtttttacaaaaagaTGAATGTCCGTTTGTTCATGCGAGGCATGCATTGCCGGATCAATCCGCTTTGTATGCGTTTCGGAGGACTGCCAATAAGCAGGATGTTCTCAATTCAAACGTTCAGGATACGCACCACGTTACgttagaagaaaatatatgaacgTATTGCCAAGCCTTTcctgacttttttttttttttctcctcccaTGTGCGCCTTTTTTGCCCGCTCGCAATTCAGTCAAAGTGTGAATTAGGCGTTATGGTAATCTCCAGCAACATTAGTTTCTCCCCCTGGGGAGGAGAATGGTACTTCCCCTCTTGCGCCTTAAAATTGTAGCTTCGACTTTCTAGACATAACGCTACTTCACTGATGATTGTggcatatatgcacatacatgtgtttgtgtgtaAGTGCCACCCTACGACCAGCCTTCCTCAATGTAGCCACTTCGCCCGCACATTATGTCTTGGCCCTTATCGTCGTTCATCGGAACTTCGGATGTAAACTCGTATTCGATATTATTCGGGTTGTCCTTTTCCGCGAACCCGTAGTTCTGTGCATGTCTGTAAATATACATGGACAGAAGAATTACAACTCCACCAGCGAAGGCGCTTATGCTCCCGTACATGAATGTATTTCTGTTGTGGGGTTTGTTTTCTCTGCGTCCGTCTTGACTCTCGTTTTCGTCTCCACCTTCGTTCCCACTTCCGTTTTCAGTTACGTCATTATTTCCGTTTTCAACTACGTTATTATTTCCGTTTTCGGCTACGTTATTATTTCCGTTTTCGGCTACGTTATTATTTCCGTTTTCAGCTACGTTATTATTTCCGTCCCCGTTTTCGCCCCCCTCGGTGGCCACCTTCCTCTCCTGCTCACCCTCATTCAGCGTGTTCGTTACGTCCTTTTGAATCTGCTCCTTCAGGAGTTCACTAACCCTCGTGGACATATTTTGGGGAAAAGGGGTTATGGTATCATCCGAATCTATGATAAAATTATTCTGACCAACAATAAGATATTTGTCATTTTCTAATTTCCcgtgggaattttttttataaaatatctTATGGACAGTCTTCATATCTGAGTAGTACTTGTATgggttttcattttttccgcCTTCCACTTGTTTGGTACTTTCTACGAAATCTTCAAGGATATCTAATTTTTCTCTAACATAATCTCCTTTTTCACTATCCGTTTTTTTACTATCATATGTATTTACTACGTTATCAATTATttcgtttatattttttccgtcagctttttcttcctttgatTCAGTTTTTTTCGATTCCTCTTCTGGCAATACGATCGTTTTTTGTTCTCTATTTGTGAAATCTCTGTCTACATTGGTTTTACTCGAAACTTCACCAgtttgttcgtttttcctATCTGTTGTGGATGTGTCTACTACCTCTTTCTTCACCTCACCATTTGTTTCTTTACTCACTTCACCTTGTACATGCGGTGATATGCTCGCCTTCTTCTCATCATCTATTCTATAAtctaaaatttgttcatttttttcttccactttttgttCATTCGCACCATTTCGATCTGAGGTGTTTACTCCTTCATGTTCCTTTGGAGtcatttctccctttttattaTGTGCAGAATGTGTACTAACACCTGCCAGTTCTTCTCCCACTGTTCCATCAATGGGGTTCACGCTAACTTCATGGAGCTTTTTGTTTATGTCAAAACTTTCGCCTTCCTCCGTTGTTTTGCTTTCAAGTGATTCATCGATAGTTTTATCCATTATGGTCTCACCTTCTTCCGTGCTCCCCTCTAtatgttccctttttacgcCTTCAACTTCAGCTGCTTTTTCATATTCGCCTACATCTGTGTGCTCAGCCACGTCTGTACGTTCGCCTATTTCCCCACTTTCTATAATGCCGTCATGTTTACTAGTAGCTTCAATTGCATCTGCACTTTCACCAGTGACTTTAGGTTCCCCCACATCTTCACTTTGAACTACATTCATGCTTTCACCAATGTCTGCATGTTCACTCCCATTCATGGCTTCGTGcttcccttcatttttaacagcCACTATATCCATATGGTCTCCTTTAACTTCAGCTACTTCCATCCTTTCGCCATTGGATTTGTGTTCTCCTGCATCAGTGTTATGACCTATTTCGTTACTTCCCTGCTTACTTTCACTCATGTCTTTCTGTTCGTCTATTTCTGTATGCGTGGCCACATCTGTGCCTTCAGCTACATTTGCACTTTCATCTACCATTTCATCCTTACTTTTACCCTCAGCTTTATGATCATCTGTAATTTCATCCACGAATTCACGTTCACGTGTATCTTTCACTTCAACTGCGTTTGAATGTTCTCCCACATTTTCATCCGCTACATGGTGCCCTTTCACCGCATAGCCGGCTAattcatttcttccctctGTTTCATCTGCTAAATGGTCGCTTTGGGGTGATTCCCCTGATTCCGTTCTATCGACACTCGTTTGATCCTCTGTCCTGTGTCCCCTTCCAGATTCTTCTTCTACTTGCTGTTCCGCGTGGACATGATCTGCCTCCAATTCGTCTGTCACATGTTGGTTTGATGCTCTACGTTCTTCctcaatttcttcttttgcttgATTGTGTGTTGCATGATTACCAGATAATGCTTCTCCTTCAATATGCCCCCCCGCTGTTTGCTCTTCCTGTTCTCTTTCCCTTGATAGTTCATctcttttttcaccattatgTGTGTCCGCATGTTCTCCAAAGTTATGACTTATTATGGTGTCTTCTATCAGCGTTTCTTCTAATTCTTCGGGATCATTCGTATTACTGTCTTCCACAATATTTTCTGCATCGTTCCTACCTGCTTTGTCCATATCGTTCATGTCAGTTTGTCCCACATGTTCCCTTATGTCTTTATAGGGTGCTTGATCTTCATTCACGTCCTTTTCGGATGCTTTTCCTTTGTCCGTATTGTCAGCTGATATTATTTCTCCTCCTGTAGATTCACCTGATATTTTGCTACCTTCCCCATTATTTTCAATGACTAAATGTTCCTTGCCTGTTTTAACACgcataaaatttttcccttcattgcCTTCTTCCAGAGTTCTATGCTCGCTAATTGGTTTACTTGACATGTGACTCGTTTCATCCGCTTGTTTGTCATCCGTTTGGTCCTCCCTTGTAACGAGGTGATTCTCGGATACGTTGGCAGAATTGGCATCTTCATCTTCGCTGTTTTTTTGCTCACTttggcttccttttttgccttcaAATTGGTGTTGACTTTCTCCTTTGTTGTGCAACTGATCTGTgcttattccttctccttgtaAAATATGCCCATCCGTGCTATGACTGGCGGTGTGATGTTCCTCTGTTTTGGTTCCATCTGGAATCGCGGATTCGACCAAATGGTTGCTCTTTTCTGATTTTCCCTTCATTCCGTGCACGGCATGAAATTCCGTAGTTGCTTCTATGCCTCCATCCGTATCATGTGTTCGTTCATTATGTCCACTAACTCGTCCATAGTTCCCACTGTGCAACTCTGTTCTATGCTCAGttgatttttccccctcactTTCCACTTCTGGCAGTTCATACTGTTTTTTGGAGCCATCTGGAACGTGGTTCTTAATTAGAAAGTCTCCTAGTGATTTTTCATCCTTCGTACTTTTATGTTCTTCTCCATGTCTAACTCTCACTTGCCCATTTAAGTCTAACTCTTTAGTCTGTTTATGTTGTAACTCTCCCGCTACCACTCCCTCATCatttatatttccttcttttacaaCATATCTCACATTATCTTCCCcagttcctcctcctgcttGGTCAGTTCGTGTAGTAGTTTCATCGGTGTCATTCCCGATATGATTCGCTTGTTCGATCGCGTGTTCCTTGGCGTTTTCTTGCACTTTAGCCTCGTCTTCAACACGACCATGTTGAGTTATTTCTTTCTGTGCATTTTCCTCTTGTACATCTGTACGCtcagttccttcttcttccgctCCTTTGTTCACTTGCGTTATTTTACCTTCTCCACCCTGATCATCAGAACTCGTTtcgctttcccttttcggtGCAGCACTCTCCTCATGTGGTTCTTGCTCACGTTTATGAGTCAATTCGTCTCTACCATCATACACGTTCTTATAAACAGGTGAATTATTATGATTAGCTACAGAATGTTCCTGCGGTGCATCTGCTCTAGGGCCACTATTTATTGCATCAGCACCGTTATCAGATGGATCATAACCGTTTGAATTTACCTCGTGATCTTTACTACCACCAATTTGAGAATTTGTGTTGTCATTTTCTTCTGCGATTATTGGTTCACTATTTGTAGATTCTCCAGCTTCCACATTGGGGGAATAGCTCCCATTGGACAAACTGGGTGAATAAATTTCCGCAGTTCCATCTTTTGCAACAGTTTCAATCGTATCCACCTTTGTGATTTCATCTGATTTGTCAAGATTGTTGTCTTTGAGAATTTCTTGCtctattttctcttcctcctgttcttcTGCATCAAGTATATTTTTCGCCTCCTCAGGATTGAGATTATTTCCCTGGTTAATGGTCTCTTTAGCATTTTCATCATCCCCCATTccatccccccttttttcaccttccaCGAGCTTCTTCCCATCAGTTTTTTCTGCAGTGCCCGAGTCTGCCATCGTGACAGTTGTGATTCCGTCTTCATCCTTTCCATCTGCTTTCCCCCCGGTGTCCGCAGTGTCCTCATTTGCAGTTTGGACGGTATTGCTCCCGCTTTGATcctctccatttttcttaCTAGCGGTAGCCGCATCTACAGTCGCAGTATTAGAAGTTGGCTGAACTTTTGCATCTGCCTTCACCTCGGGCGTATCCTCAGGGCGTTTCTGCACAATGGTGAAGTTTCCAAGTTCGTCGATGACCTTTACCTCATCGCCCTGCTCGATATGCTGAAGCATAAGCTTGTGATTTTTAATAAGAATGTGTTGCCTTTCTAGCATCGAgtcagttttttcttttagttGAGCACTTGCTTCGCTGACCATTCTTGGGTGAGCACCCTCTTCGCCAATTTCCCCTTCATATGGTCTATTCATTGCCTTCCGTTTTAGGATTTCTTCATCACGCAGATGGTCTGCATAATTGTTGAGCATTCTTAgtaatttttcataaatttCATCGtgctttttttgtctttgctGACGTGAGCAAGTTGGCAGATCATCACATgatacatatttttccaatATTTCGTATGCTTTAACGTTTGGTTTGAACATATATCCTTCATCACAGATACCTCTGCATTCGTATATTTCGTTAGTACATTCGCTTCTGTAATCTTCTCTGATTATTAGTTCATAGTTGAAAAGGCTTCTACAGTGAGGAGTGTAGTGTTTCTTACTAGTGATGTAAGTTTCAAGGGTAACTCTTTTGGGAATGGTTCTCTGTCTTTTCCTAAATTCACAAGGCCCACTCCAGTCGGACCAATCGTTATACCTCGCACAAGTTGCCCCATTTTCCAAAGCATAGCAAAATCTCTCTACACTGACTCTAGCGCGAGTATCAATTACGCCGTTAAAGAAATATGCTAAAGGAATGCTGGAGGATCTATAATTACTCATTTCAGAGACATAATAGGTGAGCTGCTTGGATTTCTCAGAATCGTctgagtaaaaaaaaattcccaatCTTTTACTTCTAAGGTCTCTTATATAATTTATGAATTCATCAGAATATTCTGAAGGTTCCTGGTCtccaaaaaatttactaataattataacattctttttataatgcATTTTGGggttatttaatatatacgTTTCGTAATACTCCTTCAAAGATGCATATACATCTGAATGCCCATGTTTTGTAATAGCATAACGTTTATGATCCTTCTGAAATTGGTTTAATATTTCCTCCATGTGAAATCCATAGTCCATTCgtttcatatatgtatacaatattttatcatcaaaaaaggaataggaaaaataattccaaGTATTGTCCAGATTAATCCCTATGGTTCCAATTCTGCGACCTAACAAATAGGAATAGTCGCGAAGATACCTACTTTCTGCACTCACCAGGACGTGAATGTTCATTTCGAAGCAGAAGTCCTCCAGAATAAAACTGTCGTCCCCTGGATTGGCATGATGGGAAAAGAGAAAGCATAAATGGGGGAGTTTCACAAGTGGGTTACACGCTGGTGTTACGGTGAACATTTATCCCCACGCAGGATGcacagggaaaaaggaaaaaaactcgCCTGTCTATTTACTATAAGCGGTATGTGGGGAGTGCATATTCATGGTTCATTGGAAAGTACACTTTCTCACACATAGGAAAGCATATTCAGAAAGAATGATGAAATTTCAGTTGCAGGAATAATGCATGTAGAAATCTCCATGTAGCTGTTTTATGAGCAAGCACGTGAGGATCAGGGTTTGGTTTTATGGCGAGAAAGGTCTATTTGAAACTTCCACTGGAACATGTTCCTAGACGAGCGGCCAATGCGTTCGCCCCAATACATTTATACACTCATATGTACAACACATGGTTGCATACATGCGCACATAAGGgcatgtctttttttttttttttttttttttttttccttacctaAATAATTTGTACTTAAACTATCGCCAAATGCCAGGGGCAAAAGGCTAAAGGTACTTAACAGCATTAACaagttcatttttaaggtaaaaaaaaaaaagtgaacgtAGAATGGACACGGCGACaaccttattttttttcttgataAAGGTCAGCAGGCCTTTTAATCTGTAAGCACGTTTATCtgtttactttttcctctaCAGTTCAATCTTCGTCTAGGGCTATATTTCCACGTTTAGCTTTACACAAGCCACGAATGtgaatcttccttccttattaaACCCACAACATGTTTAAGCGCATCGGTTGTGCTTCTCTCGTGGTTCTTAGTACGCACGCGAAggtgtgtacacatgcatatataaacaagtatacaaatatgtacatatatatactcatgCTTCTGtttatgcttttttccctcttcttttgttttcttttgttatctgttcatttctttcttttcttccctttcacaaCGGGAGAAACTCTTTCTAAATCACAACGTGCGCCACAAGCCAATCGTTCGTGTTCGCATAAACATATGCAAAACAGAACATACCTGCCACGTGTAAATCTGCAAACATAAGCAACTTTATGTCCACCGAAAAGCAAACGGAATGTAGAAAAGGAGTTACCTAGTTGGTacataaaagaaattacCTAAAGAGGGagtatgtaaaaaatatttttccatctttCCCGTTTTTCGTAAGAGGAAATATTGTCGTGTGTAGGACGGAAAGAACATCAAATAAGCAACCGATGCATGTCTTATTGTCTAGGAAAAGAATGCCTAAAAACTAAGCTGTTCTGTAAGACATTTTTAGTAGAATTTGCAGTTTATATGAAATAGTGATGTTGCGTTATAGCTAGTCAATTCGTGGGGAATGCACGCAGGGAGGAAAACATAATGAAGAAGGTAAGACAACTGGCGATTGAACCCATTTGACTTTTTCACACTCACTTTTGCTTCACCTATACGTTTAAGttgtaagttttttttctttcttttcgtGTAAGATTCCCACCTTGCGCCTGCTTCTATCAGGACAGAAATTATCCACCTCTTACGCACCTAATGGAATGGCTACAAAAATTTCGAAAGTCCCACTTGAGTTATCGTTCTAATACAAGTAAACGCAAATTAGCAGAAGACAAAATTGGAAGCCATTACCTTTACCCATTATTCATTCCTGGCAGGCTTAACAACGTGGTTGCAAAAGGGACAACCTGCTTCTACCAATTCGTGTCATATTGTTAAGCAAATTTTGTTAACATAAAtctgtttatatatatatatatatatattttttttttttttttttttttcttacaagATGTTATTTCCATCCATGCCAAACTGCTTCTTTCGTATACCCCTTACGTGTTCGCTATGTTGTCATTAcgtgaggaaaaggaaaatgtatacacatacgaAAGGTGTGACTAATGGGTAGCTAATTATTTCTATACTTTTTCACTTTACCTGGCTTGCTCATATGCGTCTGCATTAAGCCTGTAAATTTGCTTacggttaaaaaaataaagaagaggTGGATATATCTGTACACagacattttccttttgttaaaTCCGGAGGAACACGCCTCATCGCGTGAGCTAATAAATACTctcatacgtatatatatgcatatgtgtatatttactCATTTTAATatactccctttttttcctagcTATTCACATTAAAGCTATGAGCAACCCTTTACGCGTGatttaaaaggaaatattttcctcgcAACTTGGTATGTAAAAATTGCTgggtaaaaataaacaggGCACAGTTGGCCTCATGAAGTTGCTTCCTTTTGTCTTTAATTTGCTTCAAAATAGAGGCCTACGCAGGCTTCATTattcacctttttaaaaatattttaaaaattgtggGTAACAATTGCGTAAACAcattttgggaaaaaatgcgGTAAAATTGAATATCCCTCTTTGCGGCACAAAACCAgggttgcaaaaaaaaaaaaaaacgcgttGCACACATCACCGTACTTGCCATTATTTATCgaagaaatgaatgaaaaaaaggcggTTAAGTCGCAAAAAGGAGGTTCTCAAAATTGCAAGTTTTTGATGCTCATATTTGCAAAAGTGTTATCTCCCTGTGATTCGAAATGGCTACTCCCGTAGGTGTGCAGCGACATCGGTGGAAATCCCAATTGGGTGAACGTATAACGCGTgcttatgtgtgtgtatataaaaggaaacgcAGTGGTGAAGTGcttaataacaaaaaaattcccttacATTTTAAGCCTTTGTATCCGgtaaatgtgtgcatttttacgTATTTCTTAATGAtcacatttttaatagaggaaagaaaagaaaaaactaaaCATTTTGGGGTAGCCGAACCTTTAACGGTGAAGAAAtgttgcaactttttttcttccccctttgcgcAACACTTAGAAGTTCAGTAAGTATTTCACGAAAAGCAACATTTGTATGGGtgaaagaatttaaaaaggcaGGAGTTCAACACACGCCTTTTTTTGGGGCagttgttttttaaaaagggttgTTTGGGCTTTATTTTGTATCCTACAAGAAGGGTGTTACGCTTGTTTATTGAGTTTATGTAGCCGTGACGACGCGGTATGGGCAATTTTGCTTAGTAgcatatattaatattacaACGGCAGGTCGGTTTGCACTTCCTCTGGCCCCACTTTCCACATCGAGCTTGGTATCTTCTTAAAAGTTCCAATGGTATATGTAATTCCGTTCAGTTTTCTGCAAAATTAGAGGATCCCCCGTTGTGGAAGTCAGGAGTTCGAATTTAATCATGATTGTCACCAAGGGGTATCGTATAACAGTGTGTTGTTCACCCTACCGCACATCTCCGCCTTTTTtgatgtaaaaaatattaacctCATTTGACAGAGTTGCGAAACTTTTGTCATCGaagggaggggaagaaaaggtaaaaaaaaatatatatatataagaagaaataaggaataaGGTATAACAAATAacgtataaaaaataaagtgtaaaaaatagagtataataaataaagtgtaaaaaataaattataacaaATAGAGTATAACAGGGAATATAGCATAACTGGAAAATGCATGGACGGAAAGCCAGCAGCTCGAAAGATGATAAAGCCAAGCTAGAAAAGGTCAAAGAATTAATTCCCCTTGTGAACCatttgataaaaaagaagaatgaaaaaatctaTGATAAAGAATACATAGAGAAGACATCCCTCATTTTGAGGAGGTGTCCTAATGTGCAGACTTTGTGGAATTTcaggaaggaatattttgAGTCTTTGGTAAATACCAGCGCACCGGTTGGCGAAGTGGgaaaaggtaagaaaaagcATACAAGAGAGCAGCACATAAGAAACGGCACCCCTTTGTGCCATATAGGTGGTGCACATTgtaagagaaagaaagataAACGGGGGGAGGAATTCCCAGTCGGAGGGTGCACAAAATTGTGTGCAAAGCGTCGTCCATTGAGAAAGAGTGTTGAATCTTTTCACCACTGTAACAACACGTATTTGTAGCATGCCGTATGAACCTAATTATTCATActagtaaggaaaaaatacactgTGAAACACTTCCCTTTGAGGGCAtcttttttaccctttttataGGCGACGAAGAAGCGGACTGCCCAAAGCACCTCCCCCATGAGGAGCTAAAAACTTtgatgaaaaatgaaaacacaATGGTTGAAGAAATTATGGTCAAATTTAACAAGTGCAACGATTTATGGTTTCACAAATTGTGGATAATAAAATTTGGTCTAAAAAATGATTTAATGGATTTTTCTGACCTGATGAATGAGTTAGAATATTGCAAAAGGAACTTCAACAAAGATGATAGGAACTTCCACTGTTGGAATTACCGGTCCTACATCATcgcgtgtgtgcatatatatatgaagtgggcaaaaaatgggaaggctCACATTGGGGAAGCTCAAAGTGGGAAAAGTAGTACTGACGAAAGTGACTCCTCCTCTGCACAACTTGCTAACCAATTTGATGTCCATAAATCCAATTATGAACTGTCGAAAACATTGATTGAAAggaatttttccaatttttctgCCTGGTTTCTGAAATACACCATACGTGAATCCCTAATCTGCACCGAAAACGAGTTAGACTtgataaaaaatgcaatttTCACGGATCCGTTTGATCAAAGTATGTGGGAATTTTATAGATGGTTTCTTTTTCATAAGGGTAATGAcaaggaggaaatatttttcaccctATTGCAAAATAattgcatttatttttttttccaaaatttggTTAAGGCTAATTTATCCAAATCAAAGTGTTACGATGAtaagggaagggaaataaCTGGAGAGTGGGGCAAACATTTAGTAGATCTTAACAACCCGCACGAAAGTTTCGAATCctacgtatattttttcaaacccACCGATGAGAATATCCTTTTGAATGGCCAATCtacttatttaaaattttgcatattttattataagTATAATCTTCACGAACCAGGGGAGGTGCATTACGGAAAAAATGTCCTGCGAGATCTAACCGTATGCCATGACTTTTTAAGTGAAGAAGACAAGTATGAGCACAACATTGTATACCCAATCGATTTGCGCAATTTTTCCCAAAACGAACATTTCAAAATATTACTAGATTATGATAGACAGGGGGGAGCAGACGCTAAAATGGATTCCAAGTCTAGTTGCGTTAGTTCATTCACTcctttatataaatatatcaGTCGCTCTAACATATTGCTGAATACAGCCAAGCACATGAATTTCGCTTCATTAAATTTGGAGCTTGAGCAAATAAATGAACTGCTACTTTTGGAAAGCAATTGCAAGTTTGCCTTATTCACCAAGTAAGCCAAGAAGAGGAGGGTTCTCCCTTGTCATTagtttgcaattttttcgcCGCCAGATGAATACGCCTTTTTGGGCGTTTATTCTGGTGTGTTCGAAATGTTGAGACGGTTCTCCTGTGAGGAAGAACGTCCGTGCGACGACAAAGGAAGGAGCGTGGAGAAACGGCGATTTGTAACCCCTATGAACGTGCATATGAGTGATTCAATCATGTGCACTAAACATTTAATAAAACCAACACGATAAAATTGCAGGCTCGAAATGTTAAGAAGGCTGGAACAGTTCGACGAACTTTTCCCCCTACTTGAATTGTTAAAGCAAGTGGACAGCATGCGGATTGGGTACTACAAGGACTTGGAGACGGAGCTGCGGATACAGTAATTTCTACTTCCCACATGTCTGTGCTAATTATCTCGGTCCTGTATGTTTTTACCACTGTGCCGTTTTGTATTCCCCCTCATATGTTAACGCCCCACCACatgcaggaaaaaagtacatgaTTATTACGAGGATTCCAAAATGGGTTAAGCATATTtaccaaaaaagaaaaaaaaaaaaaaaattgttttactCCGCGTACATtttgaaatataaataaggTGAAGCAGAAACCTTTGTCTgtgtcttccccttttcgatAGGCGACAAAGGCACCCTGGATCTGA from Plasmodium coatneyi strain Hackeri chromosome 12, complete sequence includes these protein-coding regions:
- a CDS encoding Protein prenyltransferase alpha subunit, yielding MHGRKASSSKDDKAKLEKVKELIPLVNHLIKKKNEKIYDKEYIEKTSLILRRCPNVQTLWNFRKEYFESLVNTSAPVGEVGKGDEEADCPKHLPHEELKTLMKNENTMVEEIMVKFNKCNDLWFHKLWIIKFGLKNDLMDFSDLMNELEYCKRNFNKDDRNFHCWNYRSYIIACVHIYMKWAKNGKAHIGEAQSGKSSTDESDSSSAQLANQFDVHKSNYELSKTLIERNFSNFSAWFLKYTIRESLICTENELDLIKNAIFTDPFDQSMWEFYRWFLFHKGNDKEEIFFTLLQNNCIYFFFQNLVKANLSKSKCYDDKGREITGEWGKHLVDLNNPHESFESYVYFFKPTDENILLNGQSTYLKFCIFYYKYNLHEPGEVHYGKNVLRDLTVCHDFLSEEDKYEHNIVYPIDLRNFSQNEHFKILLDYDRQGGADAKMDSKSSCVSSFTPLYKYISRSNILLNTAKHMNFASLNLELEQINELLLLESNCKFALFTKLEMLRRLEQFDELFPLLELLKQVDSMRIGYYKDLETELRIQKKVHDYYEDSKMGDKGTLDLSGLNIDNITYPLMIEAFFIPSINLSNNLLSESYTGKCTVNFLYNLRELNLSHNKIKRLVVLMKNLYNLKLLEKLDVSSNALANLDEDLDNYSFVLLPNLKQINISDSNLSALLNQRYKNMSELNTYKVVQDGSKVILSKE